The Geothrix oryzae DNA window ACGGAGGCCAGGAGGGGGATCTTCAGCCAGCCGAAGAGGCGCATGCCGAAGGTCTGCTTGAAGCGCTGCAGGGCCCCGGCCACGGGTCAGTCCCCGACCTGGTTGACATCCAGCAGGCCCTCGGGCGGATCGAGATCCAGGCGGCGATTCGGCAGGTCCAGCGCCCACCAGGCCTTGATGTAGGGGATGTCCCGCTGGCCGGTGCGCCCGGGCCGCAGGTCGCGCATCACCACCATGTCGTAGCCGGCGGGGCCGGGGTCAAGGCGCAGCACCTCGCCCACCTTCCGGCCCGCGATGAAGACTTCGCAACCGATCCACTGGTGCCGGAAGGTCTCGCCCTCGGGGAGTTCGGCGGCGGCCTCGGGCATCCAGAGCGCCCAGCCCTTGAGGGGTTCGGCGGCGGTGCGGTCGGGGATGTCCTTGAAGGCCAGGCATGGGCGCTCCTGGTGCCAGCGGAAGCTGCGCAGGGCGACGGCGCGGGCGGGCGGGGCCGCCTCGGCGCTTTCCAGGCTCAGGTGGGGCGGGGCCAGCACGAGGCCCTGGATGTCCTCCAGGCGCCCGGGTTCGTCCATGACCGAATGGAAGAGGAACTCGCCCTTGAGTCCCTGCACTTTGGCGAGATGGCCCGCGAGGAGCATCTAGGCCTCCCGCTCGTCCTCGTCATCGAGTTCGAGGCCCACCACGAGGCCCGCCTTCTCGCCGGCGGTCTTGCAGAGGGTCC harbors:
- a CDS encoding ribosome maturation factor RimM; the protein is MLLAGHLAKVQGLKGEFLFHSVMDEPGRLEDIQGLVLAPPHLSLESAEAAPPARAVALRSFRWHQERPCLAFKDIPDRTAAEPLKGWALWMPEAAAELPEGETFRHQWIGCEVFIAGRKVGEVLRLDPGPAGYDMVVMRDLRPGRTGQRDIPYIKAWWALDLPNRRLDLDPPEGLLDVNQVGD